TGCCTTAATTATCATCTCTAAAATAGAAAAGCCCGGCTACCACTGAGTAGCCGGGCTTTTTTTATGGAGAATTACAAGGCTGATTAAGAAACCTTCTCGTTGTAGATGTGGAGGTCACGCTGCGGGAATGGAATGGAGATGCCGGCCTCATCGAGAGCTTTCTTCACTCGCTCATTCATCGCAAAGTGGACATCCCAATAGTCTGCACTCTTACACCAGACGCGAGTCGTCAGATTGACAGAACTATCAGCCAACTGACCTACCTTGATCAAGGACTCTGGTGTATCGTAGATCTGTTCAATACCACTGATCACACTGAGAATGACTTCACGGGCTTTATCGATGTTATCGTTATAGCCAATGCCGAAACTGAAATCGACACGGCGATCCGGCATGGTGGAATAGTTGATCATCGAGTCGGTTTGCAGCTTCCCATTAGGAATATAGATCATCTTATTATCCCCTGTAAGCATGATCGTTTGGAAAATCTGGATCTCATGCACCTTTCCGACAAAGCCTTGGGCCTCGATCACATCGCCAATTTTAAACGGGCGGGTGCTTAGAAGAATCACACCACTTGCGAAGTTCTGTAAGTTACCGCTCAATGCCATACCAATAGCTAATCCCATCGCCGCGAAAATAGCCGCAAACGGTGTCGTTTGAATCCCTGCGGTAGAAATTGCGCAGAGTACAACACCCACTT
This sequence is a window from Rubritalea squalenifaciens DSM 18772. Protein-coding genes within it:
- a CDS encoding mechanosensitive ion channel family protein; the protein is MNTLLSDINTQQWIDVIWNEAVEWTPKVILAVITFAIGWKLSGVVGRILGKALDKKGIDSTLKPFLVSLTTALLKVGVVLCAISTAGIQTTPFAAIFAAMGLAIGMALSGNLQNFASGVILLSTRPFKIGDVIEAQGFVGKVHEIQIFQTIMLTGDNKMIYIPNGKLQTDSMINYSTMPDRRVDFSFGIGYNDNIDKAREVILSVISGIEQIYDTPESLIKVGQLADSSVNLTTRVWCKSADYWDVHFAMNERVKKALDEAGISIPFPQRDLHIYNEKVS